The following proteins are encoded in a genomic region of Fimbriiglobus ruber:
- a CDS encoding class I SAM-dependent methyltransferase yields MADQASDYDAYQESFHKAFRAELQGILDALPIPGDGDVLDVPCGNGFYTRRLTERMGPGGRLTAVDASGEYLRRAREAVAGSKAEVKVRKANAYKLPFPDGTFDLVWCAQSLISLDPDRAVREMFRVVKRSGVVAILEVDEFHHVLLPLPVELEAAMPLAVQAASLERYGDGKKLAPARGLRRVLKNAKFRCVRRVTYPFDRAAPFDLHTTAFLKRHVDYLRSFAYPHLPAPMQAVFDRVTDPGKAKSLFRLTDAEVVCINAVYLASV; encoded by the coding sequence CTTTTCACAAAGCGTTCCGAGCCGAGTTACAGGGAATCCTGGACGCACTCCCGATTCCCGGTGACGGCGATGTACTCGATGTGCCCTGCGGGAACGGGTTTTACACCCGACGACTGACCGAGCGAATGGGACCGGGTGGACGGTTGACCGCCGTCGATGCGAGTGGCGAATACCTCCGACGCGCCCGCGAAGCCGTGGCCGGGTCGAAGGCCGAGGTCAAAGTTCGCAAGGCGAACGCCTACAAGCTGCCGTTCCCCGACGGCACCTTCGATTTGGTGTGGTGTGCCCAGAGTCTGATCAGCCTCGACCCCGACCGCGCCGTCCGCGAGATGTTCCGGGTGGTCAAACGCTCCGGCGTGGTGGCGATCCTCGAAGTGGACGAGTTCCACCACGTCCTGCTGCCGTTGCCGGTGGAACTGGAAGCCGCCATGCCCTTGGCCGTCCAGGCGGCAAGTCTTGAGCGGTACGGCGACGGGAAGAAGTTGGCGCCGGCCCGCGGTCTCCGCCGGGTACTCAAGAACGCGAAGTTCCGCTGTGTCCGCCGGGTGACTTACCCCTTCGACCGCGCTGCACCGTTCGATCTGCACACCACCGCATTTCTGAAGCGTCACGTCGATTATCTGCGATCGTTCGCGTACCCGCACCTTCCGGCCCCGATGCAGGCGGTGTTCGACCGCGTGACCGATCCGGGCAAAGCCAAGTCACTCTTCCGCCTGACGGATGCCGAAGTCGTGTGCATTAACGCGGTCTACCTGGCCAGTGTCTAA